One window of Nymphaea colorata isolate Beijing-Zhang1983 chromosome 11, ASM883128v2, whole genome shotgun sequence genomic DNA carries:
- the LOC116264633 gene encoding uncharacterized protein LOC116264633, with protein sequence MYVLLSHQKNEKANLDQKKTSCSSLCIPPEYLEEAIFAGDISFGSFWGVEAAFGRVKGVAKTSTGYYGGNLRKPTHREVQNVSNVMTGHTEAVKVVYDKRIVSFTSLCEVFWDTHDPTDKEFLQFGVKTHLRSTIFYVNQEQRREALRSKVRRQMKLNRRIVTVILPSYTSEFFLAENCHQKYYLQKNHIWLCESLNLRSTEQFAASHAACKLNGLLGGECNDSNKKNKEELRRFIDGNEFSRNTTEILEGILQNWS encoded by the exons ATGTATGTGCTGCTGTCTCatcagaaaaatgagaaagcaaATCTTGATCAAAAGAAGACCAGTTGCTCTTCTCTGTGCATCCCACCGGAGTATCTGGAAGAAGCAATATTTGCAGGAGATATTTCTTTTG GAAGCTTTTGGGGAGTTGAGGCAGCATTTGGCCGCGTGAAGGGAGTTGCCAAGACATCAACTGGTTATTATGGAGGCAACCTGAGGAAGCCTACCCACAGAGAAGTGCAAAAT GTCTCTAACGTAATGACAGGCCACACGGAAGCTGTCAAGGTGGTCTATGATAAGCGAATTGTCTCGTTCACATCTCTCTGTGAGGTCTTCTGGGACACCCATGACCCCACAGATAAGGAATTTCTG CAATTTGGCGTGAAAACCCATCTGAGGTCTACCATCTTTTACGTGAATCAAGAGCAGAGGAGGGAAGCCCTGAGATCGAAGGTCAGACGACAGATGAAACTCAACAGGAGGATAGTTACTGTGATCCTTCCCAGTTACACTTCAGAATTCTTTCTTGCAGAAAATTGCCATCAGAAATATTACTTGCAGAAGAACCACATTTGGCTTTGTGAGTCTCTCAACCTAAGAAGCACAGAACAGTTTGCAGCTTCACATGCTGCCTGCAAACTCAATGG gCTCTTGGGCGGTGAATGCAATGACagtaataagaaaaataaagaggaGCTGAGAAGGTTCATAGATGGTAATGAATTTTCGAGGAACACGACGGAGATTTTGGAGGGCATTCTTCAAAACTGGAGCTGA